A genomic stretch from Budorcas taxicolor isolate Tak-1 chromosome 15, Takin1.1, whole genome shotgun sequence includes:
- the LOC128060226 gene encoding olfactory receptor 52H1 — protein MVLLNLSSDNAGPFILVGIPGLEQAHVWIGIPFCVIYIVAIVGNCILLYLILVKRSLHEPMFFFLSMLAMTDLTLSTAGVPKTLSIFWLGAREITFPGCLTQMFFLHYSFVLDSAILTAMAFDRYVAICSPLRYNTILTPKTIIKIVVGTSFRSFCIILPDVFLLTRLPFCRTRVIPHTYCEHIGVARLACADISINIWYGFCVPIMTVISDVILIAVSYTLILCAVFRLPSQEAREKALGTCGSHVCVILMFYTPAFFSILAHRFGHNVSHTFHIMFANLYIVIPPALNPIVYGVKTKQIREKIIILFSIKGTL, from the coding sequence ATGGTCCTTTTGAACCTGAGCAGTGACAACGCAGGACCCTTCATTCTGGTGGGGATCCCAGGCCTGGAGCAAGCCCATGTGTGGATTGGAATTCCCTTCTGTGTCATCTATATTGTAGCCATTGTGGGAAACTGCATCCTTCTCTACCTAATCTTAGTGAAGCGTAGCCTTCACGAACCcatgttcttctttctctccatgcTGGCCATGACTGACCTCACCTTGTCCACAGCTGGTGTTCCTAAAACACTCAGTATCTTTTGGCTTGGGGCTCGAGAGATCACATTCCCAGGGTGCCTCACACAAATGTTCTTCCTCCACTACAGCTTTGTCCTGGATTCAGCCATCCTGACGGCCATGGCAtttgaccgctatgtggccatctgttcTCCCTTGAGATACAACACTATCTTGACCCCCAAGACCATCATCAAGATTGTGGTGGGAACCTCCTTTCGTAGTTTTTGCATCATCCTGCCTGATGTGTTCTTGCTCACACGACTGCCTTTCTGTAGGACACGCGTCATACCGCACACATACTGTGAGCACATAGGTGTTGCCCGGCTCGCCTGTGCGGACATCTCCATCAACATCTGGTATGGCTTTTGCGTTCCCATCATGACAGTCATCTCAGATGTGATCCtcattgctgtttcttacacacTCATCCTCTGTGCTGTCTTCCGCCTCCCCTCCCAAGAAGCCCGCGAGAAGGCCCTGGGCACCTGTGGTTCCCATGTCTGTGTCATCCTCATGTTTTATACACCTGCCTTTTTCTCCATCCTTGCCCACCGCTTTGGACACAATGTCTCCCACACTTTCCACATCATGTTTGCCAACCTCTACATTGTTATCCCACCTGCACTCAACCCCATTGTTTATGGAGTGAAGACCAAACAGATCAGAGAAAAgatcatcattttattttccatcaaGGGTACATTATAA
- the LOC128059865 gene encoding olfactory receptor 52D1-like has protein sequence MGLDPTLSALNQTWVSLGPGTFVLLGEPGMDALHAWLSVPVCLLYLAALVGNTLLLGLVAADKALQRPMYQLLGLLAAADLVLATSTVPKALALLQGLSGEISFQASLAQLFVAHVAFIAESSVLWAMAVDCYMAIPQPLRYGALRAQRVVGIVAVAAVTPGACVMAPPVALLRRLPYCGQRALPHTYCEHLGAARLACSYTRPTVWYGLATTLLSPVLDLGLTGASYALILRTVCHLPSHSTQRKALGTCGAPPVSSPSSAHPPSSPSWLTVSAATRCPATSTSPWLTSTWWCPLP, from the coding sequence ATGGGACTGGATCCCACACTGTCTGCTCTCAACCAGACCTGGGTTAGCTTGGGGCCTGGGACCTTTGTCCTGCTGGGGGAACCTGGAATGGACGCCTTGCATGCCTGGCTTTCTGTGCCTGTGTGCCTGCTGTACCTGGCAGCTCTGGTGGGGAACACCCTTCTACTGGGGCTGGTGGCAGCTGATAAGGCACTTCAGAGACCCATGTACCAGTTACTGGGGCTTCTGGCAGCAGCTGACTTGGTTCTGGCTACATCCACAGTGCCCAAAGCGCTGGCCTTGCTGCAGGGCCTGTCAGGTGAGATCTCCTTCCAGGCCAGCCTAGCCCAGCTCTTCGTTGCCCACGTGGCCTTCATTGCCGAGTCCTCGGTGCTGTGGGCCATGGCTGTGGACTGCTACATGGCCATACCCCAGCCTCTGCGCTATGGGGCACTGCGGGCTCAGCGCGTGGTAGGCATCGTGGCTGTAGCTGCTGTGACCCCTGGGGCCTGTGTCATGGCGCCCCCGGTGGCCCTGCTCCGGAGACTGCCTTACTGTGGGCAGCGGGCCCTGCCCCACACCTACTGCGAGCACCTGGGCGCGGCTCGATTGGCCTGTAGCTACACGCGCCCCACCGTCTGGTACGGGCTGGCCACCACGCTGCTCTCTCCAGTCCTGGACCTAGGGCTCACAGGTGCTTCCTATGCCCTCATCCTCCGCACGGTCTGTCACCTGCCCTCCCACAGCACCCAGCGCAAGGCCCTGGGCACCTGCGGGGCCCCACCAGTGTCATCACCCTCTTCTGCCCACCCGCCGTCTTCTCCTTCCTGGCTCACCGTTTCGGCCGCCACACGGTGCCCGGCCACGTCCACATCCCCCTGGCTAACCTCTACGTGGTGGTGCCCCCTGCCCTGA
- the UBQLNL gene encoding ubiquilin-like protein yields MPHVIAQTSRMAQCGRHSGLPAEKKISLGVTRVIVKTPGKQEDFVIASDTSVRQFKEKLSAHFKCQMDQLVLVFMGCLLKDHDVLSQRGILDGHTIHVVIKSKNGSRSLAHPWHQDKNTKGNSSGVYQSAGMGYTPVESALSEDVPNVHTQDLKVGSPEHVAQTLENPSIQQLLSNTDFMRQFISEHLDTQQSMQQNPEVSHILDNSEILWQTLELARNLAVIQEIMQIQQPAQNLESPPNPQSYVGLENIPGWDNASGQSSADFNDQMLNNTQDPFGGNIFTALLGGQVPEQVQFSFPSPPPSQEQQEHLPQPPTARVIYASSRGVSSITSASSTPSMANHTSRASTSNSTNGQSHACAVEQPIGIPALPGRELNQLPQTEDKDATISLDSSNQKPDDLQQSNEQTSSQITGNMMQLLLNNPSLAAQMMLFMSVPQLSEQWRQQLPAFLQQTQFSDILIALANPKASQAILQIEQSLQLLATEAPVLLPWVAPYLWGLGWLAAPSCSYPDTVPWTWDVSNMAEPKGPESCPKSRTVLQRLQSLAGDPSHPLQAPETLFSKQMEYLQAMGFANHHANLQALIATEGDTSAAIQKLRRSQGS; encoded by the coding sequence ATGCCGCATGTCATCGCTCAAACATCCAGGATGGCCCAGTGTGGGCGTCATTCAGGGCTGCCTGCAGAGAAGAAGATCTCTCTGGGTGTCACTAGGGTGATAGTGAAGACACCAGGCAAGCAGGAAGACTTTGTGATAGCCAGTGATACCTCGGTGAGGCAGTTCAAGGAGAAGCTATCGGCTCACTTTAAGTGCCAAATGGACCAACTAGTGCTTGTCTTCATGGGCTGCCTTCTCAAAGACCATGACGTGCTGAGCCAGAGGGGCATCCTGGACGGTCACACCATCCACGTGGTTATCAAGTCCAAAAATGGCTCCAGATCCCTAGCCCATCCCTGGCACCAGGACAAAAACACCAAAGGAAACAGCAGTGGGGTATACCAATCTGCTGGTATGGGTTACACCCCAGTGGAGTCAGCTCTTTCAGAGGATGTGCCCAACGTGCATACCCAGGACTTGAAAGTGGGTAGTCCAGAGCATGTAGCACAGACACTGGAGAATCCTAGCATCCAGCAACTCCTGTCCAACACAGACTTCATGAGACAGTTCATCTCAGAACACCTAGACACGCAGCAATCGATGCAGCAGAACCCAGAGGTCTCACACATCCTTGACAATTCTGAGATCCTGTGGCAGACTCTGGAGCTGGCCAGGAACCTGGCAGTGATTCAAGAGATAATGCAGATCCAGCAACCTGCACAGAATCTTGAGAGTCCACCGAACCCACAGTCATATGTAGGCTTAGAGAATATCCCAGGATGGGACAATGCCTCGGGTCAGAGTTCTGCTGATTTCAACGATCAGATGCTCAACAACACACAAGATCCATTTGGGGGCAACATTTTCACAGCTCTCCTGGGAGGACAAGTGCCAGAGCAAGtacagttttcattcccatcaccaccaccatcccaggAACAACAGGAACATCTCCCACAGCCCCCTACAGCCCGAGTCATCTATGCTAGTTCTCGAGGTGTATCTTCAATCACTTCAGCCAGTTCTACCCCCAGCATGGCAAATCATACTTCCAGAGCCAGTACTTCTAACTCCACTAATGGTCAGAGTCATGCTTGTGCAGTGGAGCAGCCAATTGGGATACCAGCCTTACCTGGCAGAGAGCTCAACCAGCTGCCCCAGACAgaagacaaagatgccaccattTCTCTAGATAGCTCTAACCAGAAACCAGATGATCTCCAGCAGTCAAATGAGCAGACCAGCTCCCAGATCACAGGAAACATGATGCAACTGCTTTTGAACAacccttccctggcagcccagatGATGTTGTTCATGAGTGTGCCCCAGCTGAGTGAACAGTGGAGGCAGCAACTGCCTGCATTTCTGCAGCAGACTCAGTTTTCTGATATACTTATAGCTCTAGCCAACCCTAAAGCATCACAAGCAATACTTCAGATTGAGCAGAGCCTGCAGCTGTTGGCCACTGAGGCTCCTGTTCTTCTACCCTGGGTTGCGCCCTACCTATGGGGCCTGGGCTGGCTTGCTGCACCCAGCTGCAGCTACCCTGACACAGTGCCCTGGACCTGGGATGTGTCCAATATGGCTGAGCCTAAAGGACCTGAGTCCTGTCCCAAATCGAGAACAGTCCTacagaggctacagtccctagCTGGAGACCCTTCCCACCCTCTACAAGCCCCTGAGACTCTTTTCAGCAAGCAAATGGAATATCTCCAGGCCATGGGATTTGCAAACCATCATGCCAATCTGCAGGCCCTCATTGCTACCGAGGGAGACACCAGCGCTGCCATCCAGAAGCTCAGAAGATCCCAGggatcctaa
- the UBQLN3 gene encoding LOW QUALITY PROTEIN: ubiquilin-3 (The sequence of the model RefSeq protein was modified relative to this genomic sequence to represent the inferred CDS: deleted 1 base in 1 codon), translated as MAKSGEALPQGSPALVQDPHLIKVTVKTPKDKEDFSVTDTCTIQQLKEEISQRFKAHPDQLILIFAGKILKDPDSLAQCGVRDGLTVHLVIKMQRRTMGNECPAASVATPAPSPGSLPQPSSTYPADGPPTFSLGVLTGLNGLSLTSGDFPDQPSSLVWQHVSVPEFVAQIIDDPFIQGLLSNTGLVRQLVLDNPRMQQLIQHNPEIGHILNNPEIMRQTLEFLRNPAMMQEMMRSQDRALSNLESIPGGYNVLRTMYTDIMDPMLNAVQEQFGGNPFATTNTANATTTSSQPSRTENCEPLPNPWTSTYAGSAGRRGRRPGDQDISELRNRVPNILGNIGLYDYLQQLHETPQSLGTYLQGMASTLSSSQEQPPSPPGNQIPPASPSSQEPESGQALPKESVAIKGKPSCSAFLRYPTESSARKDGGQDGAGNGSAGHSTHMPDLVSGLGPAANRTPLVPSPPLPTAATAGIPEHVWLPPPAYPRSLRPNSMNQAPQLQDEMRWQLPLLLHLQASMANPRAMHALLQIEQGLQILATEAPRLFLWFMPCLTGLGSMAGDTEPRESPLVPEDTSPPLAPEVPSAQGSMELGLHSTPSSRCCKP; from the exons ATGGCCAAAAGTGGAGAGGCCCTGCCACAGGGCAGCCCAGCGCTGGTCCAGGATCCCCACCTCATCAAGGTGACAGTGAAGACGCCTAAGGACAAGGAGGATTTCTCAGTTACAGACACTTGCACCATCCAGCAGCTGAAGGAAGAGATATCCCAGCGCTTTAAGGCCCACCCTGATCAGCTGATCCTAATCTTTGCTGGCAAAATCCTCAAGGACCCTGACTCACTGGCACAGTGTGGGGTCCGAGATGGCCTCACCGTCCACCTGGTCATCAAGATGCAGCGTCGCACCATGGGCAACGAGTGCCCAGCTGCTTCAGTCGCTACCCCAGCCCCGAGCCCTGGGTCACTCCCTCAGCCAAGCTCCACTTACCCAGCGGATGGGCCACCTACCTTTAGCTTGGGTGTCCTCACAGGCCTCAATGGGCTAAGTCTGACCTCGGGTGATTTCCCTGACCAGCCAAGCTCACTGGTGTGGCAGCATGTATCTGTGCCTGaatttgtggctcagatcattgaTGACCCCTTCATCCAGGGTCTGCTGTCCAACACAGGCCTGGTGCGCCAGTTGGTTCTTGACAATCCCCGTATGCAGCAACTGATCCAGCACAACCCTGAGATTGGGCACATCCTCAACAATCCTGAAATCATGCGGCAGACACTGGAGTTTCTACGTAACCCTGCCATGATGCAAGAGATGATGCGCAGCCAGGACCGGGCGCTTAGCAACCTGGAGAGCATCCCGGGTGGCTACAATGTGCTCCGAACCATGTATACAGATATTATGGACCCCATGCTTAATGCCGTCCAGGAGCAGTTTGGTGGCAATCCCTTTGCCACCACTAATACTGCTAATGCTACCACCACCAGCAGCCAACCCTCAAGGACAGAGAATTGTGAGCCTCTCCCCAATCCCTGGACTTCCACATATGCAGGCTCAGCtggcaggaggggcaggaggcctggggaccAGGATATATCTGAACTTAGAAATAGGGTACCCAATATTCTAGGGAATATAGGGCTCTATGACTATCTCCAACAATTGCATGAGACCCCCCAGTCCCTGGGAACCTATTTACAGGGGATGGCATCTACCCTCAGTTCAAGCCAAGAACAACCACCTTCACCACCAGGAAACCAAATTCCTCCAGCTTCACCCTCATCCCAGGAACCTGAGTCAGGCCAGGCTCTCCCCAAGGAGTCAGTTGCAATCAAGGGAAAGCCCTCCTGCTCAGCCTTCCTGAGGTATCCCACGGAGAGCAGTGCTAGAAAAGATGGAGGTCAAGATGGTGCAGGGAATGGTTCCGCTGGCCATAGCACCCACATGCCTGATCTTGTCTCCGGGCTGGGGCCTGCTGCCAATAGGACCCCACTCGTTCCTTCCCCACCTTTGCCCACAGCAGCTACTGCTGGAATCCCTGAGCATGTCTGGCTGCCACCACCGGCTTATCCAAGATCTCTGAGGCCAAACAGCATGAATCAGGCCCCACAGCTGCAGGACGAGATGCGCTGGCAACTGCCACTGCTGCTGCACCTTCAGGCATCCATGGCAAATCCGCGTGCCATGCATGCCCTGCTGCAGATTGAGCAGGGTCTGCAGATCCTGGCTACTGAGGCCCCTCGCCTCTTCCTCTGGTTCATGCCTTGTCTAACAGGGCTGGGAAGTATGGCGGGAGATACAGAGCCTCGAGAGAGTCCCCTTGTGCCTGAGGATACTTCGCCTCCCCTAGCTCCTGAGGTTCCCTCAGCACAGGGCTCTATGGAGCTGGGCCTCCATTCCACC CCTTCCTCCAGATGTTGCAAGCCTTGA